From the genome of Caloenas nicobarica isolate bCalNic1 chromosome 16, bCalNic1.hap1, whole genome shotgun sequence, one region includes:
- the DDT gene encoding D-dopachrome decarboxylase, whose protein sequence is MPFLELDTSLPANRLPPGLAQELCAAGAEILGKPAERVNVTVRSGLPMVLSGSAEPCAQLLVSSVGVVGSAEQNRQHSARLFDFLTAQLGLGPERIVIRFFPLEPWQIGKNRTVMTFL, encoded by the exons ATGCCGTTCCTGGAGCTGGACACCAGCCTGCCCGCCAACCGGCTGCCGCCCGGGCTGGCTCAGGAGCTCTGCGCCGCCGGCGCCGAAATCTTGGGCAAACCGGCGGAG CGGGTGAACGTGACGGTGCGGAGCGGGCTGCCCATGGTGTTGTCGGGCTCGGCCGAGCCCTGCGCCCAGCTGCTGGTGTCCTCCGTCGGCGTGGTGGGCTCGGCGGAGCAGAACCGGCAGCACAGCGCCCGCCTCTTCGACTTCCTGACGGCGCAGCTGGGCCTCGGCCCCGAGCG GATTGTCATCCGCTTTTTCCCACTGGAGCCCTGGCAGATCGGCAAGAACAGAACAGTCATGACATTCCTGTGA